From Alosa sapidissima isolate fAloSap1 chromosome 7, fAloSap1.pri, whole genome shotgun sequence, the proteins below share one genomic window:
- the LOC121714198 gene encoding mucin-2-like: MASFNRPYTRPLTQPPDPLTRQQSKHYFKLIQVTHHQHIISHALQTGLFPTGMTRQVAKLTQFIKPALPTQHTRTLLNQNTSDWMQHNMDILLEHYNTQLTLLTSTPSPFNTLAFQIASGWARKRYHTRLSPTTLQTVQRLLNPQSSPHTTPTHPTPPHQTTTPTPRDPPTPTHSSDPSFLTEFPPLPAPTRAPTPPPKQDLGVMPHPTLTLTTPSIPSLSTSIDLQQVTFTINTPDLTDTLSDTDDHQHPPNTTHTTQNAQHRTKNPPTTPTPIDTSPIDTLPVSPTLTPPKNRPTIQVTALVTHTYNSQPTITQRPNTATTNTTQANHLITHLVPQDITPCLSPPGSTQVGGVDPGQSKPSRVMMSKGNKKANQLTKPNAEPSTSTGVELSGAPTPSPLPLHKPSPTPHSTQPLSPRPPLLRTPTVPLLSLPLFSPTYHKWSNNRLQEWHIRPNKPILFIGDSNLARIPPHPYPNIQIDSYPGATANHMNRLLEKTSPQEAVELLVLSVGTNNREHNAKATTNKQLHKMFKLATKVFPNANIYVPVINFSPSIHPHYKYNLTEINRYITTHLPHLQPLPADQFSTTLDHIHWTPEVASKILHFWCSQLNLTFHRP, from the exons ATGGCCTCATTCAACAGACCCTACACACGTCCTCTCACACAACCTCCAGATCCCCTCACCCGACAACAATCCAAACACTACTTCAAACTGATTCAAGTCACTCACCACCAACACATAATTTCACATGCACTTCAGACAGGCCTCTTCCCCACAGGTATGACCAGACAAGTAGCCAAACTTACACAATTCATTAAACCAGCACTACCCACtcaacatacacgcacactacTCAACCAGAACACATCAGACTGGATGCAACACAACATGGACATCCTTCTGGAACACTATAACACACAACTTACACTACTGACTTCCACCCCTTCCCCTTTCAATACACTGGCATTTCAGATTGCCAGTGGCTGGGCCAGAAAGAGGTACCATACTCGCCTGTCACCCACTACCTTACAGACAGTTCAACGGCTTCTCAACCCTCAGTCTTCCCCccacacaacaccaacacaccccaccccccctcaccaGACTACTACCCCCACTCCTAgggacccccccacacccactcactctTCTGACCCCTCTTTTCTCACTGAattccctcctcttcctgcacCCACTAGGGCCCCTACTCCCCCTCCTAAACAGGACTTGGGAGTTATGCCACATCCCACACTTACACTTACCACCCCATCCATCCCTTCACTCTCCACTTCCATTGACTTACAGCAGGTCACTTTTACCATCAACACACCTGACCTGACAGATACACTCTCAGATACTGATGACCATCAACACccacccaacaccacacacaccactcagaaCGCACAACACCGCACCAAAAATCCCCCCACTACTCCCACACCCATAGACACTTCTCCCATTGACAC tctcccggtctcccctaccctTACACCACCCAAAAACAGACCCACCATACAGGTTACAGCCCTTGTCACTCACACTTATAACAGTCAGCCCACAATCACCCAACGCCCTAACACGGCCACCACTAACACCACCCAGGCTAACCACCTCATAACACATTTGGTTCCACAGGATATAACACCATGTCTCTCTCCACCAGGTTCCACCCAAGTGGGAGGGGTAGACCCAGGACAGTCCAAACCATCAAGGGTGATGATGAGCAAGGGAAACAAAAAAGCTAACCAGCTTACAAAACCCAATGCTgagccctccacctccacaggtGTAGAACTGTCTGGGGCTCCTACTCCCTCCCCCCTACCTCTACACAAACCCTCACCTACACCACACTCTACACAACCCCTGTCCCCTAGGCCCCCTCTTCTTCGGACTCCTACagtcccacttctctctctccccctcttctctcctactTATCACAAATGGTCCAACAATAGACTTCAGGAGTGGCACATCAGACCTAACAAACCCATATTATTCATAGGCGATTCCAATCTGGCCCGTATTCCCCCTCATCCATATCCCAACATACAGATAGACAGCTACCCAGGTGCCACAGCCAACCACATGAACCGTTTACTGGAGAAAACTTCCCCACAAGAAGCCGTTGAGCTGTTAGTCCTGTCGGTGGGTACTAACAACAGAGAGCACAATGCTAAGGCCACCACCAACAAACAACTTCACAAAATGTTTAAGTTGGCCACCAAAGTTTTCCCCAACGCCAACATTTATGTCCCGGTCATCAACTTTTCCCCCTCTATTCACCCACACTACAAGTACAATCTCACCGAGATTAACCGCTACATCAccacccacctcccccacctccaaccACTTCCAGCAGATCAATTTTCCACCACACTTGATCACATCCACTGGACCCCAGAAGTAGCTTCCAAAATCCTCCACTTCTGGTGCTCACAACTAAATTTAACGTTTCACAGACCCTAA